The DNA region TATCCATCCTGAGCGTTTTTCCTACAGCCAGTTGCCAGGTACCAAAATATTTTATGGCGCTGCTTTTATCTATCACCACCATATCAGGATCTTTCAAAGCCGATGCACTGCCGGCAAGCCAGGTTGCTGAGAAAATATCGAAAAGCTGGGGTTGGGCGAACATGATGCCGGTGTTCTCTATAAATTTTTTATCGCCGGCGGGGTTACCGTCAGCTGCCGGGGCCACGATCTGACTGCCGTAAATGGCATTGATGCCAGCAACAACAGCCTGCGGAAAATAAAGGCGAAAAGCATCTACTGCAGGTGTTGAGATCCCGGCACTATACCTGATATTACCTTCCCGGTCTTTTTTGGTAACGATGCGATAGGTGCTTTTATAACCGGGTTGATAGGTGTCAAAGCTCAACTCATATTGAACAACTACAAATATCAGCAGGCAGGCCGCAATGCCTACCGCCAGCCCGGCTACATTTATGGCCGAGTAACTTTTGTGACGGGTGATATTACGCCACGCGATCTTAAAATAATTTTTGAACATATAGCTGCGGTTTAATTTCCTGGAAGGCCACATAATTATGGCTTCATGCTTCGAAATTACCCCTGCAAACTGGGTGTGTCGTCTTAAGTTATAACTTGGGAACTCTTTTTGGGGCTCGTTTTTATATTCCGCCGGGCTTTTGCCGGTCATTTGTTTAAAAATGCGGTTAAAGGTGGATTTTGAATTAAACCCCGACTCCAGCGCTATGCCAAGCAGGGTTATATGGGCAAAAGCAGGATCCTGTATTTTCCGGATTACTTCTGCAACGCGGTATTCATTGATAAAATCGTTAAAGTTTTTTTTGAGTGCCACATTAATGATCCGGGATAGCTCATGAACGGTGAGCCCCAGTTTCTCGGCAAGTGAGGTTAAATTCAGTTCGGCATCCTGGTAATACCGTTTAGCCTCCATAGCCTTCCTAAGCCAGGTTCCCTTTTGCCTGAGCTCCGCCGAAACCGGTGTTTTCAAAATCGGGGAGGCCTGCACCATAACCAGGTTTGCTGGTTTTGAATGGACAGTAGCCGCTATCCAGGTCATCATTCCCGCTAACAGCAGATACAAGGGATAGTATGCGTGGATACCTAACCGGTAATGAAAATAAAAAAAATCTGCAACAGTATATGGCAGCCATAATAACCATAAAAAACCAAAGGCCTTGATTAACCGGGCCAGCCAGCGCATTTGATTGCGGTATCGGTCATTTACATTGTTGAATTTCAACTGTTGATAATAGCTTTCAATCAGCCTGAAGGAAATATACAAATAGGCGACTACCGAAATAAACGCTGCCATATTCAGTATCAGGCCCGTTTGCCGAAAGACCGGTGTATGATAAGTTGCCGCACCGGTGCTGATGCTTTGCCCAATCTCCAATACCAAAATGCCCTGTTGCAGCAACAAGGGGATAAAGTGCAACAGATCCGTACCACGTATTTTATATTCCGGCCGGGTTATCTTAAGCACATAAAAATAAATAAGCGGGCCCAGTGCCAGCGAAAATTGAAGCGGCAACCGGTCCCAATGCGGGAAGTAAGCACCCAGCCCAACGCTTTCTCCCAATATCCGGGCCATCCATAAAACAATAGTTAGCATAGCAAGGGCCAGAAAACGGTTTGCCGAGAGGTTAATGCTTTTGGTAAACCATAACAGCAGGCTAAACGTGAGGCCGATAAATATCGCAGCCAAAAACGCCAGGTCATAGAGGGTGATATGAAAACTATACGCGGTCATTTATAATACTGTTTCAAAGGCTATTCCAAATTTATAACTTTTTGATATATAGGGAATAAGGTTTCTTAAGCAGGAATTGTTGTAATAAAAACGGACGTTTGGTTGTACGGAGTTGAACCGTTGTATTTGAAATCGGCCGGCAATAGCCCCGACGCACAAACTAAGCATCCCTGCTTTAACAAATGGTGGCAGTACTTTGTCACCAGCCAACTCAAACAGCCGCACCGGTTTAAAAAACTCTGAAAAACGATAAAAATCAACTCAAAAAATCAGCTCCTATATTCAGCGATCATGAAACACCAAACAAACACACCATAAAGTTTTAAGTGTTGATTATCAGTAATTTATCAATGTTTCACATAGAAACCTAAAACATTGATTATCAAGCGATAATGCCATTAACCCGTTCCGCCGTTTCACTCTTAAAAAATGGAACATAGCTATTTTTAAAGAAAAGAAGCGCCGGACTTTTTTCACTTTTTTTTCGGGAATCAAAAAATTGGGACACCCGCTTTGTTACAAAGTTACATCCGCTGCTGCAAGGCTGTGCGCTGTGGCAAATATGTTAAGTATGTGATATGGAGGGCAAATTTTTTCAACTATCAAAACCCACACACTACAGTCATTTTGTTGCAATTAACAATAATTCATTAAGTTGTTGTACCTTATCATCGGCATAAAAAATTAAATTTGCAGCTGCAAACATTCATTCTTTTGGACAGAAAACTGATTATAGGAACCCGTGGCAGTGAATTGGCTTTATGGCAGGCCAATTTCGTTAAAGACAGCCTTGCTGCCATTAACATTACCGCCGAGTTAAAGATCATTAAAACCCAGGGCGACCGCATCCTTAACCTCAGCTTTGATAAGCTGGAGGGTAAGGGCTTTTTTACCAAAGAATTAGAAGAAGAACTAATAGCCGGCACTATTGATATCGCGGTCCATTCACATAAGGACCTGCCTACCGAAAATCCTCCGGGACTCATCATCGCAGCAGTTTCAGAACGGGAAGACCCGGCTGAACTGTTGTTGATCTTGAAAGACTGCGTTGATGTGCACCAAAAGCTATCTGTTAAATATGGTGCTATCGTTGGCACCTCGTCAAACCGGCGCAAAGCCCAGCTACTGGCCCACCGTCCCGATCTTGAAATTGAAGAACTTCGCGGTAACGTGCCTACCCGTATCGGTAAGCTGCGCGATGAAAAATATGATGCCATTATGCTGGCCAAAGCCGGCGTTACCCGTTTAGGCCTCGACCTGAGCGAGTTTCATGTGGAAGAAATAACCCCGGTTGAACTGATCCCGGCACCGGCACAAGGTGCATTGGCTATTCAGATCCGCGAAACAGACCATGAGCTTTTTGAAGCCTTGCAGGCATTACATCATACCGATGTAGCCGAACAACTGGCCGTTGAGCGTACCGTATTAAAATTATTTGGCGGTGGCTGCCACTTACCTTTAGGCTGTTATTGCCGTAAGGAAGATGGCCTTTTCCAGGTGTTTACTTCTAAAGCTAACGAAGGCGATGAGTTTCCGGACAGGTTGTTTTTAGAAGCGCCAACTACCGAAGGTTTGGCCGAAAAGGTGGTAGCCAAGTTTGCAAAAGACCGTAAGCATCCGTCAAGTGTATTTATTTCGCGCGAGCTTGGTGAACAAAGCTATTTCCGCAAAGCGCTTGAAAAACATGGCATTGCAATAGAAGACCGTTCGTTGATCCGTACGGTGCCGGTAATCACCCGCTTTGACTCATACATATTAAAAAATATTGACTGGGTATTCTTCTCCAGCAAAAACGCTGTTGAATACTTTTTCCAGTTGAACCCACAGTTCCCTAAAAAGGTAAAATTTGGGGTAATGGGCAGCGGCAGCGAAGAAATGCTGCGCCGCAAAGGTCACTTTACCGACTATGTTGGCGAAGGTACGGATACCGCCGAGGTAGCCGAAGAATTTGCCAAGCTGGCAAACGGAAAAATAGTGCTGTTCCCGGGAGCCGAAAGCCCGATGAGGAGTATCCAGCAAGGCTTATCTGCCGATACCAAGATCATCGACCTGCCGGTTTATGAAACCGTATTAGAAGAAGATGTGGAAGCCAGCGGCGCAGATGTAATGGTATTCACCAGTCCATCAAACGTAGAGGCCTATTTTGCCGATAATCTGCTGGATCCATATCAAAAAGTTGTGGCCATAGGCAAATCAACCGGCAAAAAATTTGACGAAATGGGTGTAAAATACACGCTCCCTTACTCACCCGATGAAGTTGGGCTGGCAGAGGCAGTGTTTGGACTTTAATTGAAGTCCATAGTCGATGGTCGATAGTCCATAGACTTTAAACGTATATTATTTTGACCATGGACTATCGACCATGGTCTATGGACTAAAGTTATGTTACAACGACCAAGAAGGAACCGCAAAAGTGAAGTGATCCGCCAGATGGTGCAGGAAACGCATGTTAGCGCTGCTAACCTGATTTTCCCGCTGTTTATTATTGATGGCGTAAACCAGAAAAGCGAAGTGGCGTCAATGCCAGGCATTTTCCGTTATTCTATTGATAACTTGTTGCGCGAAATTGAAAGCTGCCTTAAACTGGGCTTAAACTCTTTCGACCTGTTCCCAAACATCGCCGAGGAACTGAAGGACAAATTTGCTACCGAAAGTTACCGGGATGAAAGTTTGTATCTGCGTGCTATCCGCGAGGTAAAGAAAAACTTTCCTGAAGCCTGTGTAATTACCGACGTAGCTATGGACCC from Mucilaginibacter sp. SJ includes:
- the hemC gene encoding hydroxymethylbilane synthase, coding for MDRKLIIGTRGSELALWQANFVKDSLAAINITAELKIIKTQGDRILNLSFDKLEGKGFFTKELEEELIAGTIDIAVHSHKDLPTENPPGLIIAAVSEREDPAELLLILKDCVDVHQKLSVKYGAIVGTSSNRRKAQLLAHRPDLEIEELRGNVPTRIGKLRDEKYDAIMLAKAGVTRLGLDLSEFHVEEITPVELIPAPAQGALAIQIRETDHELFEALQALHHTDVAEQLAVERTVLKLFGGGCHLPLGCYCRKEDGLFQVFTSKANEGDEFPDRLFLEAPTTEGLAEKVVAKFAKDRKHPSSVFISRELGEQSYFRKALEKHGIAIEDRSLIRTVPVITRFDSYILKNIDWVFFSSKNAVEYFFQLNPQFPKKVKFGVMGSGSEEMLRRKGHFTDYVGEGTDTAEVAEEFAKLANGKIVLFPGAESPMRSIQQGLSADTKIIDLPVYETVLEEDVEASGADVMVFTSPSNVEAYFADNLLDPYQKVVAIGKSTGKKFDEMGVKYTLPYSPDEVGLAEAVFGL